From Amphritea atlantica, a single genomic window includes:
- the pnp gene encoding polyribonucleotide nucleotidyltransferase: MPQAITKTFQYGKHEVTLETGRVARQASGAVLVTMAGVQVLCTVVGAKSAREGQDFFPLSVHYQEKYYSVGRIPGGFFKREARPSEKETLTSRLIDRPIRPLFPKGYMNEVQVICTVMSADKINDPDIAAMIGTSAALAISGIPFQGPIGGARVGYTEEAGYTLNPTYEELQASMLDMVVAGTSDAVLMVESEAQELSEDEMLGAVVFGHQQMQVAINAINELVAEAGKPRWEYTPEAKNEALIEQVRGVVGADINNAYLTADKMERQNALAAARDKAVEALCGEEDQPSAGEVSGIFKSLEKEIVRGRILDGQPRIDGRDSKTVRGIDVEIDVLSGTHGSALFTRGETQAIATCTLGTARDSQIIDAIEGERRDPFMLHYNFPPYSVGEAGRMGATGRREIGHGRLARRSVAAVLPTQEEFPYTIRIVSEITESNGSSSMASVCGASLSMMDAGVPLKAPVAGIAMGLVKDGERFTVLTDILGDEDHLGDMDFKVAGTEAGVTALQMDIKITGITEEIMDIALEQAYEARALILKEMAKVIGYARPELPDNAPAMTLLEINPEKIRDVIGKGGATIRALTEETGATIDIEDNGTVRIYAADKAAAKAAVDKVREITAEAEVGKIYEGKVVRLEEFGAFVNILPGKDGLVHISQIANKRIEKVTDYIKMDDVVKVKVMEVDPRGRIKLTMRDLEQDESVE, translated from the coding sequence GTGCCACAAGCAATTACTAAAACATTCCAATACGGTAAGCATGAAGTTACCCTCGAAACCGGTCGGGTTGCCCGTCAGGCGAGCGGTGCTGTACTGGTTACTATGGCCGGTGTACAGGTTCTGTGTACCGTCGTTGGCGCTAAATCAGCCCGCGAAGGTCAGGACTTTTTCCCACTGTCTGTTCACTACCAGGAAAAGTACTACTCAGTAGGCCGTATCCCGGGTGGTTTCTTCAAGCGTGAAGCACGTCCGTCTGAGAAAGAGACGCTGACCTCCCGCCTCATCGACCGTCCTATCCGTCCACTGTTCCCTAAGGGGTACATGAATGAAGTGCAGGTTATCTGTACGGTTATGTCTGCGGATAAGATTAACGATCCTGATATCGCTGCGATGATCGGTACGTCTGCCGCGCTGGCGATCTCGGGTATCCCTTTCCAGGGCCCAATCGGTGGTGCACGTGTAGGTTACACTGAAGAAGCCGGTTATACGCTGAACCCAACCTATGAAGAACTGCAAGCCTCTATGCTGGACATGGTGGTTGCGGGTACTTCTGATGCGGTTCTGATGGTTGAATCTGAAGCTCAGGAACTGTCTGAAGATGAGATGCTGGGTGCGGTTGTATTCGGACACCAGCAGATGCAGGTTGCGATCAATGCGATCAATGAACTGGTTGCTGAAGCCGGTAAGCCACGCTGGGAATACACTCCGGAAGCTAAGAATGAAGCCCTGATCGAACAGGTTCGCGGTGTTGTTGGTGCTGATATCAATAATGCTTACCTGACGGCTGATAAAATGGAGCGTCAGAACGCTCTGGCAGCTGCCCGTGATAAAGCGGTTGAAGCACTGTGTGGTGAAGAGGATCAGCCTTCTGCCGGTGAAGTATCCGGTATCTTCAAATCACTGGAGAAAGAGATCGTTCGTGGACGTATCCTGGATGGTCAGCCACGTATCGATGGTCGTGACAGCAAGACTGTTCGCGGTATCGACGTTGAAATCGACGTACTGAGCGGTACTCACGGTTCTGCACTGTTCACCCGGGGTGAAACTCAGGCGATTGCTACCTGTACACTGGGTACTGCCCGTGACTCCCAGATCATTGATGCGATCGAAGGCGAACGCCGCGATCCGTTCATGCTGCACTACAATTTCCCTCCATATTCTGTCGGTGAAGCGGGTCGTATGGGTGCTACCGGTCGTCGTGAGATCGGTCATGGTCGCCTGGCGCGTCGCAGTGTTGCTGCGGTTCTGCCGACACAAGAAGAGTTCCCGTACACCATCCGTATCGTGTCTGAGATCACTGAATCTAACGGTTCAAGCTCTATGGCGTCTGTTTGTGGTGCGTCACTGTCGATGATGGATGCCGGTGTGCCGCTGAAAGCGCCAGTTGCCGGTATTGCGATGGGTCTGGTTAAGGACGGAGAGCGTTTCACCGTACTAACCGATATTCTGGGTGATGAAGATCACCTGGGCGACATGGACTTTAAAGTAGCAGGTACTGAAGCCGGTGTAACCGCGCTGCAGATGGATATCAAGATCACCGGTATTACCGAAGAGATCATGGATATCGCGCTGGAGCAGGCTTATGAAGCCCGTGCTCTGATCCTCAAAGAGATGGCAAAAGTCATCGGTTATGCCCGTCCTGAGTTGCCTGACAATGCGCCTGCAATGACTCTGCTGGAGATCAACCCAGAGAAGATTCGTGACGTGATCGGTAAAGGTGGTGCGACTATCCGTGCCCTGACTGAAGAGACCGGTGCAACGATCGATATCGAAGATAACGGTACTGTACGCATCTATGCAGCCGATAAAGCTGCCGCTAAAGCTGCTGTGGATAAGGTTCGTGAGATCACTGCAGAAGCCGAAGTCGGTAAAATCTACGAAGGTAAGGTTGTACGTCTGGAAGAGTTCGGCGCGTTCGTAAATATCCTGCCGGGTAAAGATGGTCTGGTGCACATCTCTCAGATCGCGAATAAGCGTATCGAGAAAGTCACCGATTACATCAAGATGGACGATGTCGTTAAGGTTAAGGTGATGGAAGTTGATCCCCGTGGTCGTATCAAACTGACCATGCGTGATCTGGAGCAGGATGAGTCTGTAGAATAA
- a CDS encoding CreA family protein, whose translation MKRVTGIVLALLLAGCGGDEVGDVSLGILTTKDIKLNVLVDPVVTGVTCHIASIEADLDFADPSDSSIACRQTGPITPQMITAIDRSKDGEVVFRKSKSILFKTMKVRRIFDPESQTLMYLSYSTKEINGSYKHSLSTVPLWGTQGYNSSR comes from the coding sequence ATGAAACGAGTAACAGGCATAGTGTTGGCTCTGCTGCTGGCCGGCTGTGGTGGCGATGAGGTGGGGGATGTGTCGCTCGGCATACTGACAACTAAAGATATTAAACTGAATGTGCTGGTGGATCCTGTGGTGACCGGTGTCACCTGTCATATCGCCAGTATTGAAGCCGATCTGGACTTTGCCGATCCCAGTGATTCATCGATTGCCTGTCGTCAGACCGGCCCGATAACCCCGCAGATGATCACCGCGATCGATCGCTCAAAAGATGGCGAAGTTGTGTTTCGAAAATCTAAAAGCATACTGTTCAAAACCATGAAAGTGCGGCGTATCTTCGATCCTGAATCACAGACGCTGATGTACCTGTCCTACTCCACTAAAGAGATCAATGGCAGCTACAAGCACAGCCTTTCAACTGTGCCTCTTTGGGGGACGCAGGGCTATAACAGCAGTCGTTAG
- a CDS encoding redoxin domain-containing protein: MNRISRTSLLLLLSLNLALSFSVSAGKLETPLPAPEFSQTDADSWLNSAPLSLRELRGKVIMLDFWTFDCWNCYRSFPWMRQLEQALADEAFTVIGIHTPEFAHERVRANVEAKIDEFELHHPVMMDNQFIYWQMMGNKYWPAFYLIDKQGKVRSIYIGETHVGSAQARAIEGDIRELLRE, encoded by the coding sequence ATGAACCGGATTAGCCGAACCTCTTTGTTGTTACTCTTAAGCTTGAATCTGGCGCTTAGCTTCAGCGTAAGCGCTGGAAAGCTGGAAACCCCCTTGCCTGCCCCAGAATTCTCCCAGACCGATGCCGATAGTTGGTTGAACAGTGCGCCCTTATCCTTAAGGGAGCTGCGGGGGAAAGTGATCATGCTGGATTTCTGGACCTTTGATTGCTGGAACTGTTATCGGTCGTTTCCATGGATGCGTCAGCTTGAGCAGGCGCTTGCTGACGAGGCATTTACAGTGATTGGTATCCATACTCCGGAATTCGCCCATGAACGCGTCAGAGCCAATGTAGAGGCCAAAATAGATGAATTTGAGCTGCATCATCCGGTGATGATGGATAATCAGTTTATCTACTGGCAGATGATGGGCAATAAATACTGGCCAGCCTTCTACCTGATCGACAAACAGGGAAAGGTCCGTTCAATCTATATCGGCGAGACGCATGTGGGGTCGGCGCAGGCGAGGGCGATCGAAGGAGATATTCGGGAATTGCTTCGTGAGTAG
- a CDS encoding class I SAM-dependent methyltransferase, producing MTDTAFSLLKPELDSASGIALWIADENLLNQTSRVNPDVTVISNRLDLCQQLESAGWHSLFSDFDFTAYADHSVDKILYRVSKEKPVVHHVINQAIRILKPGGKLCISGLKNEGIKTYLDKAKKLFAGQIEQSKSDKNTWMGILQSPGAPDTELLEDHDYTTLREVATDENFSYISKPGVYGWNKIDKGSAFLIAELPRFIERLPQKPETALDLGCGYGYLSLNCAPLGCRITATDNNAGALKACQENFRLRGIDAEVIAADCADGIAGRFPLILCNPPFHQGFGIEGDMTDRFLDATRNHLQADGIACFVVNLHIPLERKARKRFSTIETIADNGSFKLVLLAQPK from the coding sequence ATGACTGATACTGCATTTTCCCTGTTGAAGCCTGAACTGGACAGCGCCAGCGGTATTGCTCTGTGGATCGCCGATGAAAACCTGCTGAATCAGACCAGTCGTGTAAACCCTGACGTTACAGTTATCAGCAACCGCTTAGATCTCTGTCAGCAACTTGAAAGCGCCGGCTGGCACAGCCTGTTCTCTGATTTTGATTTTACTGCCTACGCCGATCATAGCGTGGATAAGATTCTCTACCGGGTATCAAAAGAAAAACCGGTGGTACACCATGTGATCAACCAGGCGATCCGTATTCTCAAGCCCGGTGGAAAACTGTGTATCTCTGGCCTTAAAAACGAAGGCATTAAAACCTATCTGGATAAAGCCAAGAAACTCTTTGCCGGACAGATCGAGCAGTCAAAATCAGACAAGAATACCTGGATGGGCATTTTGCAGTCACCCGGGGCACCCGACACGGAGCTATTGGAGGACCACGACTACACCACGCTTCGGGAAGTCGCCACGGACGAAAACTTCAGCTATATCAGCAAGCCTGGTGTCTATGGATGGAATAAGATCGATAAAGGCAGCGCTTTTCTGATCGCCGAACTGCCCCGCTTTATTGAACGACTCCCACAGAAGCCGGAAACCGCGCTTGATCTGGGCTGTGGATATGGTTATCTGTCACTTAACTGCGCACCACTCGGCTGCCGGATCACCGCCACCGATAACAATGCCGGCGCCCTTAAAGCCTGTCAGGAAAATTTCCGATTGCGGGGAATCGACGCTGAAGTCATTGCCGCAGATTGCGCAGACGGTATTGCCGGGCGTTTCCCACTGATTCTTTGCAATCCACCGTTCCATCAGGGCTTCGGCATTGAAGGGGATATGACTGATCGGTTTCTGGATGCTACCCGTAACCACCTGCAGGCTGATGGTATCGCCTGCTTTGTGGTTAACCTGCATATCCCGCTTGAACGAAAAGCCCGGAAACGCTTCTCTACCATAGAAACAATAGCCGATAATGGCAGCTTTAAGCTGGTATTACTGGCTCAACCGAAATAA
- the rsuA gene encoding 16S rRNA pseudouridine(516) synthase RsuA: MRLDKYLSQATGLPRSLIKRQIKCKNVEVNGQICQDHGYKVVSSDAVLLEGREVSAPGPKYLMLNKPEGTVCATEDAEHPTVIDLLDLENIRDLHPAGRLDIDTTGLVLITNDGQWSHRVTSPKHHCDKVYLVTTADPISPDYAEQFATGITLRNEETPTLPATLDILSDTQARVTLQEGRYHQVKRMFAAMGNKVIALHREQIGKIVLDDDLEPGEFRFLTDEEAKSFR, from the coding sequence ATGCGACTGGATAAATATCTGAGTCAGGCAACCGGTTTACCCCGCAGTCTTATTAAACGACAGATCAAATGCAAAAATGTCGAGGTAAACGGTCAGATCTGTCAGGATCACGGTTACAAAGTCGTCAGCAGTGACGCCGTGCTACTCGAAGGGCGCGAGGTTTCTGCTCCCGGCCCCAAATATCTGATGCTGAATAAACCGGAAGGCACTGTGTGCGCCACTGAAGATGCGGAACACCCTACGGTTATCGATCTTCTCGATCTGGAAAACATCCGCGATCTGCACCCCGCTGGCCGTCTGGATATCGATACCACCGGATTAGTACTGATCACCAACGATGGTCAGTGGTCCCACCGGGTGACTTCACCGAAACACCATTGCGATAAGGTCTATCTCGTCACCACCGCCGACCCTATCTCGCCGGACTATGCAGAACAGTTCGCCACAGGCATCACGCTGCGTAATGAAGAAACGCCCACCCTGCCTGCCACACTGGATATCCTCTCAGACACTCAGGCCCGGGTTACCCTGCAGGAGGGGCGCTACCATCAGGTAAAGCGGATGTTTGCCGCCATGGGCAATAAAGTGATCGCCCTGCACCGGGAACAGATTGGCAAGATCGTGCTGGATGATGATCTGGAACCCGGCGAATTTCGCTTTCTGACCGATGAAGAGGCTAAATCCTTCCGATGA
- a CDS encoding 6-carboxytetrahydropterin synthase translates to MKLFVDNLTNVDFSYLHPQRGLLGESWLVQLVLDGNLNEQGMICDFAVVKKAVKQWFDNCIDHALVVPTGMTNLKASQAGGETVVTWQYPDGGEFFCRSPQQAIVLVDMDQVTETSLAKWCKDQLLALFPDGVQGLEISFVPESISGAFYHYSHGLQQHDGNCQRIAHGHRSRIEIFLDGQRDTGVEQQWAETFHDIYIGTRSHLLSEPSAEHHYLYNAPQGEFEIRLPAKNCYLIDTETTVEQIACHLAQQVKAEYPDKAVTVRAFEGVAKGAIAEA, encoded by the coding sequence GTGAAGCTTTTTGTAGATAACCTGACCAATGTTGATTTTTCCTACCTGCATCCGCAACGAGGCCTGCTGGGAGAGTCCTGGCTGGTCCAGCTGGTGCTGGACGGCAATCTGAATGAGCAGGGGATGATCTGCGACTTCGCGGTTGTTAAAAAGGCGGTAAAGCAATGGTTTGATAATTGTATCGACCATGCGTTAGTCGTGCCCACGGGAATGACTAACCTCAAAGCCAGTCAGGCCGGAGGGGAAACCGTTGTTACCTGGCAGTATCCAGACGGCGGAGAGTTCTTCTGTCGTTCCCCTCAGCAGGCGATAGTGCTGGTGGATATGGATCAGGTGACCGAAACCAGCCTGGCCAAGTGGTGTAAAGACCAGTTGCTGGCGCTGTTTCCGGATGGGGTGCAGGGGCTTGAGATCAGTTTTGTGCCCGAATCGATCAGTGGTGCGTTTTATCACTACAGTCACGGCTTGCAGCAACACGACGGTAACTGTCAGCGCATCGCCCACGGGCATCGTTCACGCATTGAAATCTTTCTCGATGGTCAGCGTGATACCGGTGTTGAACAGCAGTGGGCTGAAACTTTTCATGATATCTATATCGGCACCCGCAGCCATCTGCTGTCTGAGCCTTCAGCTGAGCACCATTATTTGTATAACGCCCCGCAGGGGGAGTTTGAGATCCGGCTGCCAGCAAAGAACTGCTATCTGATTGATACCGAGACGACAGTGGAACAGATTGCCTGCCATCTGGCGCAGCAGGTTAAAGCAGAATATCCAGATAAAGCGGTGACTGTGCGCGCCTTTGAAGGAGTCGCTAAAGGGGCGATCGCCGAAGCCTGA
- a CDS encoding acetyl-CoA C-acetyltransferase — MRDVVVVAAGRTAVGSFNGSLASVSASDLGAAVIKGLLEKSGISGDQIDEVILGQVLTAGCGQNPARQATVNAGLPIEVSAMTINKVCGSGLKAIQLATQAIRCGDAEMIIAGGQENMSASAHVLPNSRNGARMGDWKMVDTMIKDGLWDAFNDYHMGITTENIVEKYGFTREEQDAFAAASQNKAEAAQKAGKFTDEIIPVVIPQRKGDPVVFDTDEQPRHGVTAEALGKLRPAFKKDGTVTAGNSSTLNDGAAAVILCSAEKAAELGLPVLATIKAYASAGVDPSIMGTGPICATQKALEKADWTIDDLELVEANEAFAAQAMSVNKDLGWDTNIVNVNGGAIALGHPIGASGCRIFVSLLHEMARRDAKKGLATLCIGGGMGTALAIERS; from the coding sequence ATGCGTGATGTTGTTGTTGTAGCCGCAGGCCGTACGGCTGTTGGTAGTTTTAATGGTTCTCTGGCATCAGTTTCTGCCAGTGATCTTGGCGCTGCTGTTATTAAAGGTTTGCTGGAAAAATCCGGTATTTCCGGTGACCAGATTGATGAGGTTATTCTCGGTCAGGTGCTGACTGCCGGTTGCGGCCAGAACCCAGCCCGCCAGGCGACGGTGAATGCCGGGCTTCCAATTGAAGTCTCCGCTATGACGATTAACAAAGTCTGTGGTTCAGGCCTTAAAGCGATTCAGCTGGCAACTCAGGCGATCCGTTGTGGCGATGCTGAGATGATTATCGCCGGTGGTCAGGAAAACATGAGTGCGTCTGCACACGTGCTGCCCAATTCCCGTAACGGCGCCCGAATGGGTGACTGGAAGATGGTCGACACCATGATCAAAGATGGTCTTTGGGATGCGTTCAACGACTATCACATGGGCATCACCACTGAAAATATCGTTGAGAAATACGGTTTCACCCGCGAAGAGCAGGATGCTTTTGCAGCAGCCTCTCAAAACAAAGCTGAAGCGGCGCAGAAAGCGGGTAAGTTTACGGATGAGATTATTCCGGTTGTTATCCCTCAGCGTAAGGGCGATCCGGTTGTGTTCGATACCGATGAGCAGCCACGTCACGGTGTAACCGCTGAAGCGCTGGGCAAACTGCGCCCGGCCTTCAAAAAGGACGGTACTGTTACTGCCGGTAACTCTTCTACTCTCAACGACGGCGCCGCTGCCGTAATCCTGTGCTCTGCTGAGAAAGCGGCTGAACTGGGTCTGCCGGTGCTGGCGACAATCAAAGCCTATGCGTCTGCAGGTGTTGATCCATCTATCATGGGTACCGGTCCTATTTGCGCAACTCAGAAAGCGCTGGAAAAAGCCGACTGGACAATTGATGATCTGGAACTGGTTGAAGCCAACGAAGCCTTCGCGGCACAGGCAATGTCTGTCAACAAAGATCTGGGCTGGGATACCAACATCGTTAACGTTAACGGTGGGGCAATAGCGCTGGGTCATCCAATCGGCGCTTCAGGCTGCCGTATCTTCGTTTCCCTGCTACACGAAATGGCTCGTCGCGATGCGAAGAAAGGCCTGGCGACTCTGTGTATCGGTGGCGGCATGGGTACTGCGCTGGCAATTGAGCGCAGCTAA
- the panC gene encoding pantoate--beta-alanine ligase, with protein MKTIYSIAELREAIGEERRAGKKIGFVPTMGNLHTGHIQLIHQSNNHADITVASIFVNPLQFGENEDLDAYPRTLASDQEKLEAANCDYLFAPNINEMYPNGQVIQTLIEVPGISDIHCGASRPGHFRGVATVVCKLFGIVQPDVAIFGEKDFQQLMVIRRMTEDLFLPVEVLGAPIARAQSGLALSSRNGYLTEEELATAPTLNSTISQTIAQISSGRRDYTAMQEEAQEILEQSGFKRDYYAICNRINLQPASPEDTQLVIVAAAYLGKARLIDNMVIDL; from the coding sequence ATGAAAACTATCTATTCTATTGCTGAGCTGCGTGAAGCCATCGGCGAAGAGCGACGTGCGGGTAAAAAAATCGGCTTTGTTCCAACCATGGGCAACCTCCATACCGGACATATCCAGTTGATCCACCAGTCTAACAATCATGCCGACATCACGGTTGCCAGCATCTTTGTAAACCCGTTGCAGTTTGGTGAAAATGAAGATCTGGATGCCTACCCCCGCACCCTGGCAAGCGACCAGGAAAAGCTCGAAGCGGCCAACTGCGACTACCTGTTTGCACCCAATATCAATGAAATGTACCCCAATGGACAGGTGATCCAGACCCTGATTGAAGTACCGGGAATCTCTGATATTCACTGTGGTGCCAGTCGTCCGGGACACTTTCGGGGCGTTGCCACCGTAGTCTGCAAGCTGTTTGGTATTGTCCAGCCGGATGTTGCCATCTTCGGCGAGAAGGATTTCCAGCAACTGATGGTAATCCGGCGTATGACGGAAGACCTGTTTCTGCCGGTTGAAGTGCTCGGCGCCCCGATTGCCCGGGCACAGAGCGGCCTGGCCCTCAGTTCCCGAAACGGTTATCTGACCGAAGAGGAACTGGCAACAGCCCCTACCCTCAACAGCACTATCAGTCAGACCATCGCCCAGATCAGTTCCGGCCGCAGGGATTATACGGCGATGCAGGAAGAAGCTCAGGAGATTCTGGAGCAGTCTGGCTTCAAACGGGATTACTACGCCATCTGCAATCGTATAAATCTCCAGCCTGCCAGCCCTGAAGATACTCAGCTGGTAATCGTTGCCGCCGCCTATCTGGGTAAAGCCCGCCTGATCGATAACATGGTCATCGATCTCTGA
- the panB gene encoding 3-methyl-2-oxobutanoate hydroxymethyltransferase: MSSITLHTLMARKQAGEKFAVLTAYDACFSHLISTAGVEVMLVGDSLGMVLQGNDSTLPVTIEEMVYHTAAVKAGNQGSMIMSDLPFMSYGTPEQAMDSAAVLMQAGAHIVKLEGAAWLDDTITLLAERGVPVCAHLGLTPQAVNVLGGYKVQGRDNSAAKKMIEDAVRLEQAGAAMLLLECIPSLLAGEITKAVDIPVIGIGAGADTDAQVLVMHDMLGITPGRSPRFVKNYMADSDDIASAFKAYAEEVKAGTFPGPEHGF; this comes from the coding sequence ATGAGCAGCATTACCCTTCATACACTGATGGCTCGTAAACAGGCCGGTGAAAAGTTTGCGGTACTTACCGCATACGACGCCTGTTTTTCCCACCTTATCAGCACTGCCGGTGTTGAGGTGATGTTAGTGGGCGACTCCCTGGGCATGGTATTGCAGGGCAATGACAGTACTCTGCCGGTAACCATCGAGGAGATGGTTTACCATACTGCGGCCGTAAAAGCAGGCAATCAGGGCTCTATGATCATGTCTGATCTGCCGTTTATGAGCTATGGCACACCCGAGCAGGCAATGGACAGCGCTGCTGTGCTGATGCAGGCCGGAGCCCATATCGTCAAACTGGAAGGCGCGGCCTGGCTGGATGACACGATCACCCTGCTGGCAGAGCGCGGCGTTCCGGTGTGCGCCCATCTGGGACTAACGCCACAGGCAGTCAATGTACTGGGCGGATACAAAGTGCAGGGGCGCGACAACAGCGCCGCCAAAAAAATGATCGAAGATGCGGTACGCCTGGAACAGGCTGGCGCAGCAATGCTACTGCTGGAATGTATTCCTTCACTGCTGGCCGGCGAAATCACTAAAGCGGTCGATATTCCGGTTATCGGTATTGGCGCAGGCGCTGACACCGATGCTCAGGTGCTGGTGATGCACGATATGCTGGGAATCACTCCGGGTCGCAGTCCAAGGTTTGTGAAAAACTACATGGCGGACAGCGATGATATCGCCAGTGCCTTCAAAGCCTACGCTGAAGAAGTGAAGGCGGGCACTTTCCCCGGACCTGAACACGGATTCTGA
- the folK gene encoding 2-amino-4-hydroxy-6-hydroxymethyldihydropteridine diphosphokinase, which produces MAESPALTPWTRCYIGLGSNLENPVTQVVTALLELERLDGCRNLVHSSLYRSDPVGPAGQPDYINAVASLETTLRPLELLDAMQALEQQHQRVRIQHWGPRTLDLDLLLYGDQQITHERLTVPHPYLHERSFVLYPLAEIAPQVHIPEQKSLAECLKACDKGSLERI; this is translated from the coding sequence ATGGCTGAATCTCCGGCCCTCACCCCATGGACCCGCTGCTATATAGGGCTGGGGAGTAACCTTGAAAATCCGGTCACTCAGGTTGTCACCGCACTGCTGGAGCTGGAACGTCTGGATGGTTGCCGCAATCTGGTTCATTCCAGCCTGTATCGTAGCGATCCGGTTGGTCCTGCCGGCCAGCCTGACTATATCAACGCTGTCGCCAGCCTGGAAACCACCCTTCGTCCCCTCGAACTGCTTGATGCAATGCAGGCACTCGAGCAACAACACCAGCGGGTCAGAATTCAGCACTGGGGACCGCGCACGCTGGATCTTGATCTGCTGCTCTATGGTGACCAACAGATCACTCATGAACGATTAACCGTGCCCCACCCCTATCTTCATGAGCGCAGTTTTGTGCTCTATCCCCTGGCAGAAATTGCACCTCAGGTGCACATTCCGGAGCAGAAAAGTCTCGCCGAATGCCTTAAAGCGTGCGACAAAGGCTCTCTCGAACGAATTTAG
- the pcnB gene encoding polynucleotide adenylyltransferase PcnB gives MDKNSSPIGSFIRKLFGSNRKRPSGEVSTQTCGPQLIPEEVHQIPRRQLNDAAMKTAYHLQDEGYEGYLVGGCIRDLLMNKHPKDFDVATNATPEQAHALFRRSRLIGRRFKLLHVRFGRDMIEVATFRASHDSHPKNSDGEHGRQNDSGMIVRDNVYGTIEEDALRRDFTVNALYYCPKDHCVYDFTNGFSDLKHRTLRMIGDPDARYREDPVRMLRAARFAAKLGFSIETETEAPLYELGYLLNDIAPARLFDEVLKIFQSGHGVESYHQFRKYGLLEHVFSQTAYCLENPGDAPVEQLVLNALQNTDRRIQQDKSVTPAFLFAALLWYPMQQRMAKLQQQEGMHTVPAMHEAANQVIGKQISQTAIPRRFSTPIREIWELQFRLPRRQGKRADRLMEHPRFRAAYDLLVLRENSGEDLEGLGKWWTDYQTQNPQIRSHMSREATKDEPPKRRRRRRSPTKKHEQNNG, from the coding sequence ATGGACAAAAACTCATCACCTATAGGCTCGTTTATCCGTAAATTGTTCGGTAGTAATCGAAAACGCCCATCCGGCGAAGTCAGCACGCAAACCTGCGGCCCTCAGCTAATTCCTGAAGAGGTTCATCAGATTCCCCGCCGACAGCTGAACGACGCGGCGATGAAAACCGCTTACCATCTGCAGGATGAAGGCTACGAAGGTTATCTGGTCGGTGGTTGCATCCGTGATCTGCTGATGAACAAACATCCCAAAGATTTTGATGTTGCAACCAATGCCACACCGGAACAGGCCCATGCGCTATTCCGTCGCTCACGTCTGATCGGCCGGCGCTTTAAACTGCTCCATGTCCGGTTTGGACGGGACATGATCGAAGTCGCCACCTTCCGCGCCAGCCATGATAGTCATCCCAAGAACAGCGATGGCGAACATGGGCGACAGAACGACAGCGGCATGATTGTTCGCGATAATGTTTATGGCACCATAGAAGAGGATGCACTGCGACGCGACTTCACGGTAAATGCTCTCTATTACTGCCCTAAAGACCACTGTGTCTACGACTTTACTAACGGCTTCAGTGACCTCAAACACCGCACCCTGCGCATGATCGGCGACCCCGATGCCCGCTATCGGGAAGATCCGGTACGCATGCTGCGAGCGGCACGCTTTGCCGCCAAGCTCGGTTTTAGTATTGAAACGGAAACTGAAGCCCCGTTGTATGAGCTGGGATACCTGCTCAATGATATCGCTCCGGCCCGGTTGTTCGATGAAGTCCTTAAAATCTTCCAGTCCGGACATGGTGTTGAGTCCTACCATCAGTTTCGCAAATACGGTTTGTTGGAGCATGTTTTCAGCCAGACTGCCTACTGCCTTGAAAACCCCGGAGACGCTCCGGTAGAACAGCTGGTGCTCAACGCACTGCAGAATACCGATCGCCGTATTCAACAGGATAAAAGTGTAACCCCCGCCTTTCTGTTTGCCGCACTGCTCTGGTATCCAATGCAGCAGCGGATGGCTAAATTGCAACAACAGGAGGGGATGCATACGGTACCGGCGATGCACGAAGCCGCGAATCAGGTGATTGGCAAGCAGATTAGTCAGACAGCCATTCCCCGCCGTTTCTCCACACCAATCAGAGAGATCTGGGAGTTGCAGTTCCGCCTGCCCCGCCGTCAGGGCAAACGCGCCGACCGGCTGATGGAACACCCGCGCTTCAGGGCGGCTTATGACCTGCTGGTGCTGCGTGAAAACAGTGGCGAGGATTTAGAAGGGCTGGGTAAATGGTGGACCGACTACCAGACACAGAACCCACAGATCCGCAGTCATATGTCCCGTGAAGCGACCAAAGACGAGCCTCCCAAGCGACGTCGCAGACGCCGCTCACCGACAAAGAAGCACGAACAGAATAATGGCTGA